The following proteins come from a genomic window of Corallococcus sp. NCRR:
- a CDS encoding zinc-binding dehydrogenase, protein MKATVFRGTQQVGVEEVERPRAGVGEAVVKVTLTTICGTDVHILRGEYPVKPGLTVGHEMVGVIDELGPGVTGYQVGQRVLVGAITPCGQCRGCLSGHASQCGHGEGLEAMGGWRLGNTMNGVQAEYVRVPFAQANLAPIPDELKDEQVLLLADIASTGFSGAESGGVRIGDAVVVFAQGPIGLCATVGARLMGASLVIGVDGDETRLAMARKLGADVVLDFRNQDVVAEVKRLTGGGVDVAIEALGTQQTFESALRTLNPGGTLSSLGVYSGKLQMPYDAFAAGLGDHRIVTTLCPGGKERMRRLMEVVRAKRVDLTPLFTHRFQLKDIREAYELFSQRKDGVLKIAIRP, encoded by the coding sequence ATGAAGGCAACCGTGTTCCGAGGCACCCAGCAGGTCGGCGTGGAGGAGGTGGAGCGGCCCAGGGCGGGCGTGGGCGAGGCCGTCGTCAAGGTGACGCTCACCACCATCTGCGGCACCGACGTGCACATCCTGCGCGGCGAGTACCCGGTGAAGCCCGGCCTCACCGTGGGCCACGAGATGGTGGGCGTCATCGACGAGCTGGGCCCGGGTGTGACGGGCTACCAGGTGGGTCAGCGCGTGCTGGTGGGCGCCATCACGCCGTGCGGCCAGTGCCGGGGCTGCCTGTCCGGGCACGCGTCCCAGTGCGGTCACGGCGAGGGCCTGGAGGCCATGGGTGGCTGGCGGCTGGGCAACACGATGAACGGCGTGCAGGCGGAGTACGTGCGCGTGCCCTTCGCGCAGGCGAACCTGGCGCCCATTCCAGACGAGCTGAAGGACGAACAGGTGTTGCTCCTGGCGGACATCGCGTCCACGGGCTTCAGCGGCGCGGAGTCCGGCGGGGTGAGGATTGGGGACGCGGTGGTGGTGTTCGCGCAGGGGCCCATTGGCCTGTGCGCCACCGTGGGGGCGCGGCTCATGGGCGCGTCACTGGTGATTGGCGTGGACGGGGACGAGACGCGGCTGGCCATGGCGCGCAAGCTGGGCGCGGACGTGGTGCTCGACTTCCGCAACCAGGACGTGGTGGCGGAGGTGAAGCGGCTGACCGGCGGCGGCGTGGACGTGGCCATCGAGGCGCTGGGCACGCAGCAGACGTTTGAAAGCGCGCTGCGCACGCTCAACCCCGGCGGCACGCTGTCCAGCCTGGGCGTCTACTCCGGGAAGCTGCAAATGCCCTACGACGCCTTCGCCGCGGGGCTGGGGGACCACCGCATCGTCACCACGCTCTGCCCGGGCGGCAAGGAGCGCATGCGGCGCCTGATGGAGGTGGTGCGCGCGAAGCGCGTGGACCTGACGCCGCTCTTCACGCACCGCTTCCAGCTCAAGGACATTCGCGAAGCGTACGAGCTGTTCAGCCAGCGCAAGGACGGCGTGCTCAAGATCGCCATCCGGCCTTGA
- the rraA gene encoding ribonuclease E activity regulator RraA, which produces MSDTPDIKTADLCDAHAGTPRFQVAEPGFLDYGGRRSFSGPISTVRAPEDNSLVRKALEEPGQGRVLVVDGGGSRRCALVGDVLAALGQKNGWAGVVVNGCIRDAEEVGRTGIGVKALGTHPLKSGKRNEGQRDVEVRFAGVTFTPGHHLYADADGIVTSEKALR; this is translated from the coding sequence ATGAGCGACACCCCTGACATCAAGACCGCTGACCTCTGTGACGCCCACGCGGGCACTCCGCGATTCCAGGTCGCCGAGCCGGGCTTCCTGGACTACGGCGGGCGCAGGAGTTTTTCCGGACCCATCAGCACCGTGCGCGCGCCGGAGGACAACTCGCTGGTGCGCAAGGCATTGGAGGAGCCCGGCCAGGGCCGCGTGCTGGTGGTGGATGGCGGAGGCAGCCGCCGCTGCGCGCTGGTCGGTGACGTGCTCGCGGCCCTGGGCCAGAAGAACGGCTGGGCGGGCGTGGTGGTCAACGGCTGCATCCGCGACGCGGAAGAGGTCGGCCGCACCGGCATCGGCGTGAAGGCGCTGGGCACCCACCCGCTCAAGAGCGGCAAGCGCAACGAGGGCCAGCGCGACGTGGAGGTGCGCTTCGCCGGCGTCACCTTCACCCCTGGCCATCACCTCTACGCGGACGCGGACGGCATCGTCACTTCGGAGAAGGCGCTGCGCTGA
- a CDS encoding LysR substrate-binding domain-containing protein, with translation MASLNDITLRQLEYLVAVAETLGFRRAAERCHVSQPALSAQIQQLESVLGVKVFERDARRVMLTPAGEELVARARRVLTEAEDILKAAARMGDPFAGPLHLGAIPTVAPYVLPEVVPALVKRYPKLQLRLREEKTALLMRDMDEGRLDAALLAVDVELGRQVEHVVIAEDPFVVAAPPGHPLEKKKHVQLRDLDDEDVLLLEDGHCFRSQTLALCTRVGAREVDYRATSLTTLAQMVMAVGSVTLLPQLAVPMENRRGELVVRPFAPPGPGRTLALAWRPGHPRAEALRTIAGTLRSVWPGAGKGRLSAAPSPK, from the coding sequence ATGGCCTCTCTGAACGACATCACCCTGCGGCAGTTGGAGTACCTGGTGGCGGTGGCGGAGACGCTGGGATTCCGGCGGGCGGCCGAGCGGTGCCACGTCTCCCAGCCCGCCCTGAGCGCGCAGATTCAACAGCTGGAGTCGGTGCTCGGGGTGAAGGTGTTCGAGCGGGACGCGCGCCGGGTGATGCTCACGCCCGCGGGTGAGGAACTGGTGGCGCGGGCGCGCCGGGTGCTCACGGAGGCGGAGGACATCCTCAAGGCGGCGGCGAGGATGGGGGACCCGTTCGCGGGGCCGCTGCACCTGGGAGCCATTCCCACGGTGGCGCCCTACGTGTTGCCGGAGGTGGTGCCCGCGCTGGTGAAGCGCTACCCGAAGCTGCAACTGCGCCTGCGGGAGGAGAAGACGGCGCTGCTGATGCGCGACATGGACGAGGGCCGGCTGGACGCGGCGCTGCTGGCGGTGGACGTGGAGCTGGGGCGTCAGGTGGAGCACGTGGTCATCGCGGAGGATCCCTTCGTCGTGGCGGCGCCGCCGGGGCATCCGCTGGAGAAGAAGAAGCACGTGCAACTGCGCGACCTGGATGACGAGGACGTGTTGCTGCTGGAGGACGGGCACTGCTTCCGCAGTCAGACATTGGCGCTGTGCACGCGCGTGGGGGCGCGCGAGGTGGACTACCGCGCCACCAGCCTGACGACGCTCGCGCAGATGGTGATGGCGGTGGGCAGCGTCACGCTGTTGCCCCAGTTGGCGGTGCCCATGGAGAACCGGCGGGGGGAGCTGGTGGTGAGGCCCTTCGCGCCGCCGGGGCCGGGCCGGACGCTCGCGCTGGCGTGGCGCCCGGGGCACCCGAGGGCGGAGGCGCTGCGCACCATCGCGGGGACGCTGCGCTCCGTGTGGCCCGGGGCAGGGAAGGGGAGGCTCAGCGCAGCGCCTTCTCCGAAGTGA
- a CDS encoding catalase, which translates to MSPRPTLTTEAGAPVSDNQHSQTAGPNGPVLLQDHHLLEKLARFNRERIPERVVHAVGSGAYGTFEVTQDITRFTRMKVFSAVGKKTEAFLRFSTVAGSKGAPDTARDPRGFAVRFYTEDGNWDLVGNNTPVFFLRDGIKFPDFIHSQKYDPYTNCQEPDNVWDFFSYSPEATHQFTWLFGDRGIPATLRHMDGFGSHTFQWANAKGERFWVKFHFKTDQGIRTLTTQEAEALGGKDPQHHQRDLYQAIDRGEFPSWTLKVQVMPEADAANYRFNPFDLTKVWPYKDYPLMEVGRLTLDRNPENFFAEVEQAALDPSHFVPGIGPSPDRMLQARLFAYGDAHRYRLGINSTQLPVNAPRGVKGGARNYGRDGAMRFDGNGGRGPNYEPNSFNGPAQTDEGYGTGYAVSGMTGTFVHGKHAEDTDFVQAGALYRLMDEAAKARLVENLSGSLAQVSREDIIIRAIAHFRAADEDYGSRIANSVQQKRRAR; encoded by the coding sequence ATGTCCCCGCGACCCACCCTGACGACCGAAGCCGGCGCGCCGGTCTCCGACAACCAGCACTCGCAGACGGCCGGTCCCAACGGTCCGGTGCTGCTCCAGGACCACCACCTGCTGGAGAAGCTGGCCCGCTTCAACCGCGAGCGCATCCCGGAGCGCGTGGTGCACGCGGTGGGCTCCGGCGCCTACGGCACGTTCGAAGTCACCCAGGACATCACCCGCTTCACGCGCATGAAGGTCTTCAGCGCGGTGGGCAAGAAGACGGAGGCCTTCCTGCGCTTCTCCACCGTGGCGGGCTCCAAGGGCGCGCCGGACACCGCCCGCGACCCGCGCGGCTTCGCGGTGCGCTTCTACACGGAGGACGGCAACTGGGACCTGGTGGGCAACAACACGCCGGTGTTCTTCCTGCGCGACGGCATCAAGTTCCCGGACTTCATCCACTCGCAGAAGTACGACCCGTACACGAACTGCCAGGAGCCGGACAACGTCTGGGATTTCTTCTCCTACTCACCGGAGGCCACGCACCAGTTCACCTGGCTCTTCGGCGACCGGGGCATCCCGGCGACGCTGCGTCACATGGATGGCTTTGGCTCGCACACCTTCCAGTGGGCGAACGCGAAGGGCGAGCGCTTCTGGGTGAAGTTCCATTTCAAGACGGACCAGGGCATCCGCACCCTCACCACGCAGGAGGCGGAAGCCCTTGGCGGCAAGGACCCGCAGCACCACCAGCGCGACCTGTACCAGGCCATCGACCGGGGCGAGTTCCCCTCGTGGACGCTCAAGGTGCAGGTGATGCCGGAGGCGGACGCCGCGAACTACCGCTTCAACCCGTTCGACCTGACCAAGGTGTGGCCCTACAAGGACTACCCGCTGATGGAGGTGGGCAGGCTCACGCTCGACCGCAACCCGGAGAACTTCTTCGCGGAGGTGGAGCAGGCCGCGTTGGATCCATCGCACTTCGTGCCCGGCATCGGCCCGTCCCCGGACCGGATGCTCCAGGCGCGCCTGTTCGCCTACGGTGACGCGCACCGCTACCGGCTGGGCATCAACAGCACGCAGCTGCCGGTGAACGCGCCCAGGGGCGTGAAGGGCGGCGCGCGCAACTACGGCCGTGACGGCGCCATGCGCTTCGACGGCAACGGCGGGCGCGGCCCCAACTACGAGCCCAACAGCTTCAACGGCCCCGCGCAGACGGACGAGGGCTACGGCACGGGCTACGCGGTGAGCGGCATGACGGGCACCTTCGTCCACGGCAAGCACGCCGAGGACACCGACTTCGTCCAGGCCGGCGCCCTCTACCGGCTGATGGACGAGGCGGCGAAGGCGCGGCTGGTGGAGAACCTCTCCGGCAGCCTGGCGCAGGTGAGCCGCGAGGACATCATCATCCGGGCCATCGCCCACTTCCGCGCCGCCGACGAGGACTACGGCTCACGCATCGCGAACTCCGTCCAGCAGAAGCGCCGCGCCCGCTAG
- a CDS encoding ankyrin repeat domain-containing protein, producing the protein MSPTNDPRPPLPTPADHDAALMDVARSAFAMARAGDAGKLRQMLDAGIPVGLRNERGDSLLMLASYHGHVEATRLLLQRGASPEQPNDAGQTPLAGAAFKGNVAIATVLLDASADVDGAGPDGRTPLMFAAMFDKLELVELLIQRGAKSEQRDADKRTALDYARALGAWRTATRLESRS; encoded by the coding sequence ATGAGCCCCACGAACGATCCGAGGCCCCCCCTTCCCACTCCGGCCGACCATGACGCCGCCCTGATGGACGTCGCGAGGTCCGCCTTCGCGATGGCCCGAGCGGGCGATGCCGGGAAGCTCCGGCAGATGCTCGACGCCGGGATACCCGTGGGGCTGCGCAACGAGCGGGGGGACTCCCTGCTGATGCTCGCCAGCTACCACGGCCACGTGGAGGCGACGCGGCTGCTGTTGCAACGCGGGGCGTCCCCGGAGCAGCCCAACGACGCCGGCCAGACGCCCCTGGCCGGCGCGGCCTTCAAGGGCAACGTGGCCATCGCCACGGTGCTCCTGGACGCGAGCGCGGACGTGGACGGCGCGGGCCCGGACGGCCGCACCCCGCTGATGTTCGCGGCCATGTTCGACAAGCTGGAGCTGGTGGAGCTGCTCATCCAGCGCGGCGCGAAGAGCGAGCAGCGGGACGCGGACAAGCGCACCGCGCTGGACTACGCGCGGGCACTCGGTGCGTGGCGCACGGCCACGCGGTTGGAGTCCAGGTCCTGA
- a CDS encoding cytochrome-c peroxidase gives MRDSRSWWRLSLLLALGGPLACEVAPAPGTLSLKAPASGDTPDDAKPPETAESLQALAIFEATLREEPTSAAGGLKPVERLGKLLFFDRRLSEPMGQACAVCHGPEVGWTGPSLLINLTGSVYEGAVRGRFGNRKPPSSAYATPAPILHLVTPGQPAFVGGNFWDGRATGEELGNPAADQAQGPFLNPVEQNNPSEAAVVAKVCGGPYGDLFRSVWGARICGDVPRAYDNIARSIAAYESSREVNAFSSKYDAYLAGRARLSSQEQWGLRLFEGKANCDNCHTSQRGPHGEPPLFTDYTFENLGVPRNLLNPWYWQLQFNPDGPFWIDTGLGGFLQTRQDYAPYARANLGRVKVPTLRNVDKRPFPGFTKAYGHNGYFKSLESIVHFYNTRDVLPVCTGSASGMPGVDCWPLPEVGLNINTQEMGNLGLSPQEEQALVAFLRTLSDGYFQ, from the coding sequence ATGCGCGACTCACGGTCATGGTGGAGGTTGTCCCTGCTGCTGGCGCTGGGCGGGCCGCTGGCGTGCGAAGTCGCTCCGGCTCCGGGGACGTTGTCATTGAAAGCTCCCGCGAGCGGGGACACTCCAGACGACGCAAAGCCGCCGGAGACAGCGGAATCCCTCCAGGCCCTGGCCATCTTCGAGGCCACGCTGCGCGAGGAGCCCACGTCGGCGGCTGGCGGGCTGAAGCCCGTGGAGCGGCTGGGCAAGCTGCTCTTCTTCGACCGCCGCCTCTCCGAGCCCATGGGCCAGGCCTGTGCCGTCTGTCATGGCCCCGAGGTGGGCTGGACGGGTCCCAGCCTGCTCATCAACCTCACCGGCTCTGTATACGAAGGCGCCGTGCGGGGCCGCTTCGGCAATCGCAAGCCGCCGTCATCCGCCTATGCCACGCCGGCTCCCATCCTCCACCTGGTGACGCCAGGCCAGCCCGCCTTCGTGGGCGGCAACTTCTGGGATGGCCGCGCCACCGGCGAGGAATTGGGCAACCCCGCCGCGGACCAGGCGCAGGGCCCCTTCCTCAACCCGGTGGAGCAGAACAACCCCAGCGAGGCCGCGGTGGTGGCCAAGGTCTGCGGCGGCCCGTACGGCGACCTCTTCCGGTCTGTCTGGGGCGCGCGCATCTGCGGCGACGTGCCGCGCGCGTATGACAACATCGCGAGGTCCATCGCCGCGTACGAGAGCTCTCGCGAGGTGAACGCCTTCTCTTCGAAATACGACGCTTATCTCGCCGGCCGCGCGCGGCTCTCCTCGCAGGAGCAGTGGGGCCTGAGGCTCTTCGAGGGCAAGGCGAACTGCGACAACTGCCACACGAGCCAGCGAGGCCCGCACGGCGAGCCGCCGCTCTTCACCGACTACACCTTCGAGAACCTGGGCGTGCCGCGCAACCTGCTCAACCCCTGGTACTGGCAGCTCCAGTTCAACCCGGACGGGCCCTTCTGGATCGACACGGGCCTGGGCGGCTTCCTCCAGACGCGCCAGGACTATGCGCCCTATGCGCGCGCCAACCTGGGCAGGGTCAAGGTCCCCACCCTGCGCAACGTGGACAAGCGTCCGTTCCCGGGGTTCACCAAGGCCTATGGCCACAACGGCTACTTCAAGAGCCTCGAGTCCATCGTCCACTTCTACAACACGCGTGACGTGCTGCCGGTCTGCACGGGGAGCGCGTCTGGGATGCCCGGTGTGGACTGCTGGCCCCTGCCGGAGGTGGGGCTGAACATCAACACGCAGGAGATGGGCAACCTGGGCCTGTCCCCCCAGGAGGAGCAGGCCCTCGTCGCCTTCCTGCGCACGCTCTCGGACGGCTACTTCCAGTGA
- a CDS encoding ankyrin repeat domain-containing protein, whose amino-acid sequence MSSPNDPKNASPSAEDAAVLDFVRSAFALVRSGDAGKLREMLDAGLPVTVRNERGDSLLMLASYHGHVEATRLLLERGADPEQPNDAGQTPLAGAAFKGNEAIATVLLDAGADVDGVGPDGRTPLMFAAMFDKLEMMELLIQRGADHRARDADKRTALDYARSMGAQRAAARLDPKP is encoded by the coding sequence ATGAGCTCCCCGAACGATCCGAAGAATGCCTCCCCGTCCGCCGAGGACGCCGCCGTGCTGGACTTCGTGCGGAGCGCCTTCGCGCTGGTCCGCTCGGGGGACGCCGGCAAGCTGCGCGAGATGCTCGACGCAGGGCTCCCCGTGACTGTTCGCAACGAGCGGGGCGACTCCCTGCTGATGCTGGCCAGCTACCACGGCCACGTGGAGGCGACGCGCCTGCTGCTGGAGCGCGGGGCGGACCCCGAGCAGCCCAACGACGCCGGCCAGACGCCCCTGGCCGGCGCGGCGTTCAAGGGCAACGAGGCCATCGCCACGGTGCTCCTGGACGCGGGCGCGGACGTGGACGGCGTGGGCCCGGATGGCCGCACGCCGCTGATGTTCGCGGCCATGTTCGACAAGCTGGAGATGATGGAGCTGCTCATCCAGCGCGGCGCGGACCACCGGGCCCGGGACGCGGACAAGCGCACCGCGCTGGACTACGCGCGCTCCATGGGCGCGCAGCGCGCGGCCGCCCGGTTGGACCCAAAGCCCTGA
- a CDS encoding transketolase has translation MADTLADLAAQLRIDSIRCTTAAGSGHPSSSMSAADIMAVLFQKYLRFDFQQPKAPNNDRFVLSKGHACPVLYSAFKAAGAIDDRELLSLRKFGSRLEGHPNPHVLPLVDVATGSLGQGLAVGVGMALGARMDGLPFRTYVLMGDSETAEGSVWEAFDKASHYGLDNLCAIIDVNRLGQSRETELGWNLEAYAARVRAFGWNAITLDGHDLDAIDRAFAEAQAKKGQPTCLICKTEKGHGSSLIANHDGWHGKPLPEDKAKDAIRELGGARDVRIQVKKPEPLKATVQDKASPLQLPTYEVGQKEATRKAYGDALLALGNARPDVVALDAEVSNSTYSNEFQKAHPKRYFEMFIAEQNMVSSAVGMAVLGKKAFVSTFAAFLSRAFDQVRMAAISNATVHLCGSHAGVSIGEDGPSQMALEDLAMMRAVGGSTVVYPSDANQTAKLLAQLVERQGITYLRSTREKTPVLYPATEDFPIGGSKVVRQSDEDVATVVAAGITLHEALKAYEALKKDGLAVRVIDLYSVKPVDAKTLRKAARETLGRLIVVEDHWAEGGLADAVLEAFTGERERLPTVVRLAVTKMPGSGKPAELLDAAGIDAGHIVEAVTSLVGEGTARERPSEDAWGHTNA, from the coding sequence ATGGCGGACACCCTGGCGGACCTCGCGGCGCAGCTGCGCATCGACAGCATCCGCTGCACCACGGCGGCGGGCTCGGGCCATCCCAGCTCGTCCATGTCCGCGGCGGACATCATGGCCGTGCTGTTCCAGAAGTACCTGCGCTTCGACTTCCAGCAGCCGAAGGCCCCCAACAACGACCGCTTCGTGCTCTCCAAGGGCCACGCCTGCCCGGTCCTCTACTCCGCCTTCAAGGCGGCGGGCGCCATCGACGACCGGGAATTACTCTCCCTGCGCAAATTCGGCAGCCGGCTGGAGGGGCACCCGAACCCGCACGTGCTGCCGCTCGTGGACGTGGCCACCGGCTCGCTCGGGCAGGGCCTGGCCGTGGGCGTGGGCATGGCGCTGGGCGCCAGGATGGACGGGCTGCCCTTCCGCACCTACGTGCTCATGGGAGACAGCGAGACGGCGGAGGGCTCCGTGTGGGAGGCGTTCGACAAGGCCAGCCACTACGGGCTGGACAACCTGTGCGCCATCATCGACGTGAACCGTCTGGGGCAGAGCCGTGAGACGGAGCTGGGCTGGAACCTGGAGGCCTACGCGGCCCGCGTCCGCGCCTTCGGGTGGAACGCCATCACGCTGGACGGGCATGACCTGGACGCCATTGACCGGGCCTTCGCCGAAGCCCAGGCGAAGAAGGGACAGCCCACCTGCCTCATCTGCAAGACGGAGAAGGGGCACGGCTCCTCGCTCATCGCCAACCACGATGGCTGGCACGGCAAGCCGCTGCCGGAGGACAAGGCGAAGGACGCCATCCGCGAGCTGGGCGGAGCGCGTGATGTCCGCATCCAGGTGAAGAAGCCGGAGCCGCTGAAGGCCACCGTCCAGGACAAGGCCTCACCGTTGCAACTGCCCACGTATGAAGTGGGCCAGAAGGAGGCCACGCGCAAGGCGTATGGCGACGCGCTCCTGGCGCTGGGCAACGCCCGGCCGGACGTGGTGGCGCTGGACGCGGAGGTGTCCAACTCCACGTACTCGAACGAGTTCCAGAAGGCGCACCCGAAGCGCTACTTCGAGATGTTCATCGCGGAGCAGAACATGGTGTCCAGCGCGGTGGGCATGGCGGTGCTGGGCAAGAAGGCCTTCGTCAGCACCTTCGCGGCCTTCCTGTCGCGCGCCTTTGATCAGGTGCGCATGGCGGCCATCTCCAACGCCACGGTGCACCTGTGCGGCAGCCACGCGGGCGTGTCCATTGGCGAGGACGGCCCGTCGCAGATGGCGCTGGAGGACCTGGCGATGATGCGCGCGGTGGGCGGCAGCACGGTGGTCTACCCGAGCGACGCGAACCAGACCGCGAAGCTGCTGGCGCAGTTGGTGGAGCGCCAGGGCATCACCTACCTGCGCAGCACCCGTGAGAAGACGCCGGTGCTCTACCCGGCGACGGAGGACTTCCCCATTGGCGGCAGCAAGGTGGTGAGGCAGTCCGATGAGGACGTGGCGACGGTGGTGGCCGCCGGCATCACGCTGCACGAGGCGCTCAAGGCCTACGAAGCGCTGAAGAAGGACGGCCTCGCGGTGCGCGTCATCGACCTGTACTCCGTGAAGCCGGTGGACGCGAAGACGCTGCGCAAGGCCGCGCGCGAGACGCTGGGGCGGCTCATCGTGGTGGAGGACCACTGGGCGGAAGGGGGCCTGGCGGACGCGGTGCTGGAGGCCTTCACCGGCGAGCGCGAGCGGCTGCCCACCGTGGTGCGGCTCGCGGTGACGAAGATGCCTGGCTCCGGCAAGCCCGCGGAGCTGCTGGACGCCGCCGGCATCGACGCGGGGCACATCGTGGAGGCCGTCACCTCGCTGGTGGGGGAGGGGACGGCCCGGGAAAGGCCGTCCGAGGACGCCTGGGGCCACACGAACGCGTGA
- the tal gene encoding transaldolase encodes MNPLRQLAEFGQSVWVDNLQRSYITKGTLKKFIEEDGLKGLTSNPTIFQKAVSGSDDYQDLFDAAKGKGLSGNDLYEQLAVRDVQGAADLLKPVYDATKGQDGYASLEVSPRLALDTNGTLEEARRLWKTLARPNVMIKVPGTLPGLPAFEQLTAEGINVNVTLLFSQERYKEIAEAYVAGLEKLAASGGDVSRVASVASFFISRIDAIVDKEIEKKLKAGATPEQQKAMEGLSGKVAIANAKLAYRTFQEVFGSARWKALAAKGAKVQRVLWASTSTKSPKLRDVLYVEELIGRDTVNTMPPATIDAFRDHGKVRSSLEEDLPGAEATMRQLEAAGISMKTVTDELATDGIRLFTESFDQLLSAVGEKLKKT; translated from the coding sequence ATGAATCCGCTGCGACAGCTCGCCGAGTTCGGCCAATCCGTCTGGGTGGACAACCTCCAGCGCAGCTACATCACGAAGGGCACGCTGAAGAAGTTCATCGAGGAGGACGGCCTCAAGGGGCTCACCTCCAACCCGACCATCTTCCAGAAGGCCGTGTCGGGCAGCGACGACTACCAGGACCTCTTCGACGCGGCGAAGGGCAAGGGCCTCTCCGGCAACGACCTGTATGAGCAGCTCGCCGTGCGCGACGTGCAGGGCGCCGCGGACCTCCTCAAGCCCGTGTACGACGCGACGAAGGGCCAGGACGGCTACGCGTCCCTGGAGGTGTCCCCCCGGCTGGCGCTGGACACGAACGGCACGCTGGAGGAGGCGCGGCGGCTGTGGAAGACGCTGGCGCGGCCCAACGTGATGATCAAGGTCCCGGGCACCCTGCCGGGCCTGCCTGCCTTCGAGCAGCTCACCGCCGAGGGCATCAACGTCAACGTGACGCTGCTCTTCAGCCAGGAGCGCTACAAGGAGATCGCCGAGGCCTACGTCGCGGGCCTGGAGAAGCTCGCCGCGTCCGGCGGGGACGTGAGCCGCGTGGCGAGCGTGGCGTCGTTCTTCATCAGCCGCATCGACGCCATCGTGGACAAGGAGATTGAGAAGAAGCTGAAGGCGGGCGCCACGCCGGAGCAGCAGAAGGCGATGGAGGGGCTGAGCGGCAAGGTGGCCATCGCCAACGCGAAGCTCGCCTACCGCACCTTCCAGGAGGTCTTCGGGAGCGCGCGCTGGAAGGCGCTCGCGGCGAAGGGCGCGAAGGTGCAGCGGGTGCTCTGGGCGAGCACCAGCACCAAGAGCCCGAAGCTGCGCGACGTGCTCTACGTGGAGGAGCTCATCGGCCGCGACACGGTGAACACCATGCCGCCCGCCACCATCGACGCGTTCCGCGACCACGGCAAGGTGCGCTCCAGCCTGGAGGAGGACCTGCCGGGGGCGGAGGCGACCATGCGCCAGTTGGAGGCGGCCGGCATCTCCATGAAGACCGTGACGGACGAGCTGGCCACGGACGGCATCCGCCTGTTCACGGAGTCCTTCGATCAGCTCCTCTCCGCGGTGGGAGAGAAGCTGAAGAAGACGTAG